A window of Lacibacter sediminis contains these coding sequences:
- the nudK gene encoding GDP-mannose pyrophosphatase NudK yields the protein MNSNINILKTEILSNNWYTLKKVTYEYRKKDGSTQVQQREAYDRGNGAAILLYNLQQKTVILTQQFRLPTYINGNETGMLIEVCAGLLDKDNPEDCIRRETEEETGYQVTEIKKVYEAYMSPGSVTEILYLFIAAYEPQMKIAEGGGVEHEQENIEVLELPFEKAIRMIETGEIKDAKTIMLLQYLQLKNIL from the coding sequence ATGAACAGCAATATCAATATTCTGAAAACCGAAATTCTTTCAAATAACTGGTATACTTTAAAGAAAGTAACCTATGAGTATCGGAAGAAAGATGGCAGCACACAGGTACAGCAACGGGAAGCTTACGACCGTGGTAATGGTGCTGCAATTTTATTGTACAACCTGCAGCAAAAAACAGTCATACTTACACAACAATTCCGTTTGCCTACTTATATCAACGGCAATGAAACAGGCATGCTGATTGAAGTGTGCGCTGGTTTGTTAGACAAAGACAATCCCGAAGATTGCATACGTCGTGAAACGGAAGAAGAAACCGGTTACCAAGTAACAGAGATCAAAAAAGTGTACGAGGCATATATGTCACCCGGATCAGTTACAGAAATTCTCTACCTGTTTATTGCGGCCTACGAACCGCAAATGAAAATTGCTGAAGGCGGTGGTGTTGAACACGAACAGGAAAACATTGAAGTACTGGAACTTCCTTTTGAAAAAGCTATCCGCATGATTGAAACAGGTGAAATAAAAGATGCGAAAACGATCATGCTGTTGCAATATCTTCAGTTGAAGAATATTTTATAA
- a CDS encoding C40 family peptidase, whose product MNNALCIVPVAPVRKEPQQESEITSQLLFGEAVELLASHGDWVELVCLYDGYTGYCLRNQLTEVSETIALQDQVALVNTWSGVMLVNELPMHVPFGSAIPGLQNGEAIWGDHRIKSSSKLVMEGAYVFEEESIRQVAFVYLNSAYLWGGRSVFGIDCSGFVQGLMRFFGKKLPRNSANQAMVGEDLGFLQESRCGDLAYFDDEEGKIIHVGLLLNDHEIIHAAGKVRIDNIDGAGILHSETGERTHRLRMIKRI is encoded by the coding sequence ATGAATAACGCCCTTTGTATTGTTCCGGTTGCGCCTGTCCGTAAGGAGCCTCAGCAAGAATCAGAGATCACTTCCCAATTATTATTTGGTGAGGCGGTGGAGTTGCTGGCATCGCATGGCGATTGGGTGGAACTGGTATGTCTGTATGATGGTTACACGGGTTATTGTTTGCGCAACCAGCTTACAGAAGTAAGTGAGACCATTGCCTTGCAGGACCAGGTTGCGTTAGTGAATACATGGAGCGGTGTAATGTTGGTGAACGAGTTGCCTATGCATGTGCCGTTTGGCAGTGCAATTCCCGGTTTGCAAAACGGCGAAGCTATCTGGGGCGATCATCGGATTAAAAGCAGCAGCAAACTTGTAATGGAAGGTGCTTATGTATTTGAGGAAGAAAGCATCAGGCAGGTAGCGTTTGTTTATTTGAATTCAGCTTATCTCTGGGGTGGACGTTCAGTGTTTGGAATAGACTGCAGTGGCTTTGTACAGGGACTCATGCGTTTCTTCGGAAAGAAATTACCACGCAACTCAGCCAACCAGGCAATGGTGGGAGAGGATCTTGGATTTTTACAGGAATCCCGTTGTGGTGATCTTGCTTATTTTGATGACGAAGAAGGAAAGATCATTCATGTTGGGTTGTTGTTGAACGATCATGAAATTATACATGCAGCAGGTAAAGTACGTATCGATAATATTGATGGTGCGGGCATTCTTCATAGTGAAACGGGGGAGCGAACACATCGGTTAAGGATGATCAAGCGGATTTAG
- a CDS encoding VOC family protein, whose product MKYYFLILLLCSFLQLKAQDTSYFKFAFNHLALSVKDVNRSAAFYKEVLRLKEITNRSAIEGIRWFALSDDRELHLISVIKEPIVTNKAIHVGLTSGNFDAFLENLKRLKIPYSDWPGKPNTVNIRADGIKQIFFQDLDGYWIEVNNVAMQ is encoded by the coding sequence ATGAAATATTATTTTCTCATTCTGCTTTTGTGCTCGTTTTTACAATTAAAAGCACAGGATACCAGTTACTTCAAATTTGCATTTAATCACCTCGCATTATCAGTGAAAGATGTAAACCGCTCAGCAGCTTTTTATAAAGAAGTATTGCGCTTAAAGGAAATCACCAATCGTTCAGCGATTGAAGGCATCCGTTGGTTTGCTTTGAGTGATGACAGAGAATTACATCTCATTTCTGTTATTAAAGAACCGATAGTTACCAATAAGGCCATTCATGTTGGTTTAACCAGCGGAAACTTTGATGCATTCCTTGAAAACCTCAAACGATTAAAAATTCCTTATAGCGATTGGCCGGGCAAACCAAATACGGTGAACATACGTGCTGATGGCATCAAACAAATATTTTTTCAGGACCTTGATGGCTACTGGATAGAAGTAAATAATGTAGCAATGCAATAA
- a CDS encoding sulfite exporter TauE/SafE family protein — MQTKKMDTTIIIAVLIIGLAAGILGGMVGVGGGLIVVPALVYFLGFSQHTAQGTSLGLLVLPVALLGMINYYKAGHVDFKVVGLLALGFVVGSYFGSKWSLSLPQETVKKVFAILLFYTAFKMIGWEKAVVNWIKSF, encoded by the coding sequence ATGCAAACAAAAAAAATGGATACAACAATTATTATTGCCGTCCTCATCATTGGGTTGGCAGCCGGAATACTCGGTGGCATGGTAGGTGTTGGTGGCGGCTTGATTGTGGTGCCGGCATTGGTTTACTTTCTTGGTTTTAGTCAACACACAGCACAAGGCACTTCACTGGGTTTATTGGTATTACCAGTTGCACTATTAGGCATGATCAATTATTACAAGGCCGGACATGTTGATTTTAAAGTGGTGGGATTGCTTGCGCTGGGTTTTGTTGTTGGAAGTTATTTCGGCAGCAAATGGAGTTTGAGTTTGCCGCAGGAAACAGTAAAAAAAGTATTTGCTATTTTATTATTCTATACTGCTTTTAAAATGATTGGATGGGAGAAAGCAGTTGTGAACTGGATCAAGAGTTTTTAA
- a CDS encoding CHRD domain-containing protein, with the protein MRKQFQQTAFLLGITIALASCSKYSNEMTENQSRLSEKQNEFSATMPASQSSDDVIVFTQVVQLEGSQEVPAVDTDTKGIAILRVSKSKKLYSKIIIQKLADGDALRFAHVHMGARGANGPVRIGLADNASQFGINRTIQLTDAQFTLLTEGACYVNAHSNFSPGGIVRGQIR; encoded by the coding sequence ATGAGAAAGCAATTTCAACAAACCGCCTTTTTGCTGGGCATAACGATTGCCTTAGCCTCCTGCTCAAAGTATTCAAATGAAATGACAGAAAATCAGAGCCGTCTTTCTGAAAAGCAAAATGAATTTTCAGCAACAATGCCTGCCTCTCAAAGCAGCGATGACGTTATCGTTTTTACCCAGGTTGTTCAACTTGAAGGCAGCCAGGAAGTGCCTGCAGTAGATACCGATACAAAGGGTATTGCCATTTTACGTGTATCAAAAAGTAAGAAACTTTATTCGAAAATTATTATCCAGAAACTTGCAGATGGTGATGCGCTTCGTTTTGCACATGTACACATGGGTGCCAGAGGTGCAAATGGTCCGGTTCGTATTGGTTTGGCTGATAATGCGTCGCAGTTTGGAATTAACAGAACCATACAGCTTACCGACGCTCAATTTACGTTACTTACTGAAGGTGCATGCTATGTTAATGCGCATTCCAATTTTTCTCCCGGTGGTATTGTGCGTGGACAGATACGATAA
- a CDS encoding RNA polymerase sigma factor, with protein MNTTYSTIPDQELLNRFYHDGDNKWLGQLLQRYTVLLFGVCMKYLKNEEEAKDAVQQVFEKAIKELGKYKVDYFKSWIYMVAKNHCLMQLRDKGKLPKELSEQMMATPAEDVNHTEHLQKDELLERLTIAVTELIPEQRTCIELFYLQKQSYTDIATSTGYSLMQVKSYIQNGKRNLKMILLKQQNNGR; from the coding sequence GTGAATACAACCTACTCCACCATACCCGACCAGGAATTACTCAACCGCTTTTACCACGATGGCGATAATAAATGGCTTGGCCAGTTGCTGCAACGTTATACCGTGTTGTTGTTTGGTGTTTGTATGAAATATCTGAAGAATGAGGAGGAAGCCAAGGATGCTGTGCAACAGGTTTTCGAAAAAGCCATTAAAGAACTGGGTAAATACAAAGTTGATTATTTCAAGAGCTGGATCTATATGGTTGCCAAGAACCATTGCCTGATGCAGCTGCGGGATAAAGGTAAATTGCCTAAAGAATTAAGTGAACAGATGATGGCCACCCCTGCTGAAGACGTGAACCACACCGAGCATTTGCAAAAAGATGAATTACTGGAGCGGCTAACCATTGCCGTAACTGAACTGATACCGGAGCAACGAACCTGTATTGAATTATTTTACCTGCAGAAACAAAGCTACACCGATATTGCCACCAGCACCGGCTACAGCTTAATGCAGGTGAAAAGCTATATTCAGAATGGAAAACGTAACTTGAAAATGATTTTGCTGAAACAACAGAACAATGGCCGATAA
- a CDS encoding pyridoxamine 5'-phosphate oxidase family protein, whose protein sequence is MGDHFLQYDLQAIEVSLWELLLESVKSFKAPFHTGSVATVYEQRPEVRTVVLRHADAEQKKLFFHTDTRSPKVRQLQINQQLSWLFYDKDIRMQLRLAAVAVIHTNDEVANEAWEQARLASRLTYTTSSASGTILTAPELINLSQTDVEPELITTARNNFCVVETTVQEMDWVLLHHTGNRRALFNYNTQQFQWIQV, encoded by the coding sequence ATGGGCGATCATTTTTTACAATACGACCTGCAGGCAATTGAAGTAAGCTTGTGGGAACTGCTTCTGGAATCAGTAAAATCTTTCAAGGCTCCTTTTCATACAGGTTCAGTGGCTACTGTTTATGAGCAAAGACCGGAAGTACGCACTGTTGTGTTGCGACATGCAGATGCTGAGCAGAAGAAATTGTTTTTTCATACGGATACACGTTCACCCAAAGTGCGACAGTTGCAAATAAATCAGCAATTGAGTTGGCTGTTTTATGATAAGGATATTCGAATGCAACTTCGCTTAGCTGCTGTAGCTGTTATTCATACAAATGATGAAGTGGCGAATGAGGCATGGGAGCAGGCGAGGCTTGCCAGCAGGTTAACTTATACAACATCATCAGCATCGGGTACAATTCTTACTGCACCTGAATTAATTAATCTCAGTCAAACAGATGTAGAGCCCGAATTAATAACAACTGCACGCAATAATTTTTGTGTTGTGGAAACTACCGTTCAGGAAATGGATTGGGTATTGCTGCACCACACAGGTAACCGCAGGGCTTTGTTTAACTATAACACACAACAATTTCAATGGATACAGGTTTAA
- a CDS encoding cupin domain-containing protein: MDTGLNYTANELISMLQLEPHPEGGFYSRTYASDEQISAAVLPARFGANRSISTAIYFLLEGKDYSAFHRIKSDELWHFYAGGGLHIYVIHPDGRGEVLLLGNGLANGYRFQHVVKAGCWFASKPATENSFSLVGCTVAPGFDFDDFEMAKEVELLNLFPQHRQWIKQLCR; encoded by the coding sequence ATGGATACAGGTTTAAACTACACTGCAAATGAATTGATCAGCATGTTGCAGCTGGAGCCGCACCCCGAAGGAGGCTTTTACAGTCGAACTTATGCCAGCGATGAACAAATTTCCGCCGCAGTTTTGCCCGCAAGGTTTGGTGCCAATCGCTCGATCTCCACAGCTATTTATTTTTTGCTGGAGGGGAAAGATTATTCAGCGTTCCATCGTATCAAGAGCGATGAGCTTTGGCATTTTTATGCAGGTGGCGGCTTGCATATTTATGTTATTCATCCCGATGGAAGGGGAGAAGTATTGTTACTGGGGAATGGTCTTGCCAATGGTTATCGTTTTCAGCATGTAGTAAAAGCAGGTTGCTGGTTTGCATCGAAGCCAGCAACTGAGAACAGTTTTTCATTAGTGGGTTGCACGGTAGCTCCCGGTTTTGATTTTGATGATTTTGAAATGGCAAAAGAAGTTGAATTGTTGAACTTATTTCCTCAACACAGACAATGGATTAAACAGTTGTGCAGATAA
- a CDS encoding DUF4870 domain-containing protein, protein MQQQNANTNTATMDGKSIAIISYLTIIGWIIAYVMHGSNKSQLGAFHLRQSLFLMLSGFAIAIAQWIFFLIPILGWIISILLYFVLLGLFVLWIIGLIAAINGEEKPVPVLVKKGQEILKGIQ, encoded by the coding sequence ATGCAACAACAAAATGCAAACACAAACACTGCAACCATGGATGGGAAATCAATCGCCATCATCAGTTACTTAACAATTATCGGCTGGATCATTGCGTATGTAATGCATGGCAGTAATAAGAGCCAACTGGGCGCTTTTCATCTACGCCAATCGCTGTTCCTGATGCTGAGCGGATTTGCCATAGCAATAGCACAGTGGATCTTCTTTTTAATACCTATCCTCGGCTGGATCATATCCATCCTGCTCTACTTTGTTTTGCTTGGATTATTTGTACTATGGATCATTGGATTAATTGCAGCCATTAATGGTGAAGAAAAACCCGTACCGGTACTTGTCAAAAAAGGACAGGAAATACTAAAGGGTATTCAATAA
- a CDS encoding inorganic diphosphatase: protein MITVLHPWHGAHYGPKAPERVNALIEISQGSRSKYEIDKDTGLLRLDRVIFSSFIYPVNYGFIPQTLGQDGDPLDILVICSQSIQPLCLVEATVIGNMQMIDQGERDDKIIAVASNDPTVKHIKDIDELPEHFFHELKHYFEEYKVLENKVVEIDNFQNKAEAFKIIEEAIEFYKEKYRDKL from the coding sequence ATGATCACAGTCCTCCATCCCTGGCATGGCGCTCATTATGGCCCAAAAGCTCCTGAACGTGTAAACGCACTCATTGAAATTTCACAAGGCAGTCGAAGTAAATATGAAATTGATAAAGATACAGGTTTGCTACGTCTTGACAGGGTGATCTTCTCTTCGTTTATCTACCCAGTTAACTACGGCTTTATTCCGCAAACACTCGGACAGGATGGTGATCCGCTGGATATATTGGTCATCTGTTCACAGTCCATTCAACCGTTGTGCCTTGTTGAAGCAACGGTGATTGGCAACATGCAAATGATCGACCAAGGTGAACGTGATGATAAAATCATTGCCGTTGCCAGTAACGACCCAACTGTAAAACACATTAAGGATATTGATGAATTGCCTGAACATTTCTTTCATGAACTGAAACATTATTTTGAAGAGTACAAGGTGCTGGAGAATAAAGTAGTGGAGATCGATAATTTTCAAAACAAAGCTGAAGCATTTAAAATTATTGAGGAAGCGATCGAGTTTTACAAAGAGAAATACCGAGACAAACTCTAA
- a CDS encoding carbonic anhydrase family protein — protein sequence MLRIIFTIVFATGLLLCSTSCNQSTATKKTEAEIPKPLVEKVLSADEQKALTPEQVLKSLKDGNYRYAHQDLTARDHSAMVRDASQGQYPKAVILSCLDSRVPVEDVFDKGIGDLFVGRVAGNFVNEDLLGSMEFGCKVAGAKLILVLGHESCGAIKAAIDNVQMGNITAMLSKIKPAVERCADFTGKKTAKDPAFVEYVAKQNVLNTIETIRKQSPLLKEMADQGEIIIAGAYYNLHTGEVVFL from the coding sequence ATGCTTCGTATAATTTTTACTATTGTTTTTGCAACAGGTTTGCTTCTATGTTCAACTTCCTGCAATCAATCAACTGCAACAAAGAAAACGGAAGCAGAAATACCCAAACCATTAGTTGAAAAAGTACTTTCGGCCGACGAACAAAAGGCGTTAACACCTGAACAGGTATTAAAGAGTTTGAAGGATGGCAATTACCGTTACGCACATCAAGATCTTACAGCACGTGATCATTCGGCGATGGTGCGTGATGCTTCGCAAGGGCAATATCCAAAAGCAGTTATTCTTTCTTGTTTAGATAGCCGTGTACCGGTAGAAGATGTATTTGATAAAGGCATCGGCGATCTGTTTGTAGGCAGAGTTGCCGGTAATTTTGTGAATGAAGATCTGCTGGGCAGTATGGAGTTTGGTTGCAAAGTAGCAGGTGCCAAACTCATATTGGTACTGGGCCATGAATCATGCGGTGCAATTAAAGCAGCGATTGATAATGTACAAATGGGGAATATAACAGCGATGTTATCAAAAATAAAACCGGCAGTAGAGCGGTGCGCCGATTTCACCGGAAAGAAAACAGCAAAAGATCCGGCCTTTGTTGAATATGTGGCAAAGCAAAACGTTTTAAACACAATTGAAACAATAAGGAAGCAAAGTCCCCTTTTAAAAGAAATGGCTGACCAAGGCGAAATAATAATTGCTGGTGCTTATTATAATTTACACACCGGCGAAGTAGTATTTCTTTAA